In Euphorbia lathyris chromosome 10, ddEupLath1.1, whole genome shotgun sequence, the DNA window AGAAATCATAGCTATGAGTACTAGAAATTCTGGTTTTAAATCAAAAcaagagatagagagagaatcAGAAAAACGAATCTGCAAATGTTAGGTTTGcgattttcttctttttttcccaGTTTCAAAGAGAAAAAGGGAACTTGATTTTTCACAACGAAAGAAGAAGCTATGTCGAGAAAAGCGATGGTGGAAGCGGCAGAGGAATTAGTTTTAGGGAAGAAGACTCACAACAACCCCATACCCCAAGTGTTATTGAACTGAGATTTGGAGTTCGACATTACTTAAAACTTGGGAAAGCTTTAGGTATGGCGGAAGAAATTAGGGACATTAGAGAGATGATCTagggagagggagagagaggagttgtaaggagggtattttagtaattttcaAGGGatagggtattttagtaattgtgtAAGGAGTAGATCCCACTTTTTTAGGTGATTATGATGAAAAATGGTGAGGTGGCGTATTGACCAGACGTTgatcggtcatttttacctgatgTATATCAAAGTGTGAGGTCACCTATAAAGTCtttacaccaaagtgtgaaatgggtcaaaggttgtacaccattgatgaaatttacacGTACATCGATCCTCATTCTGAATTATGATAacctaaatttattaattattaaaattccAACATAAAATAGAGTTGAGTTATCATTTCAAATATTTTTCCAATAATCTCATCCTAAAAAGAGAACACAGTCATTAATACATGAATGCTTTAGAGAAAATACACACCATAAACACACATTAATGAGTATGCAtcttttcaaaattcaaaaatgaAAACGATTGATAGGATAACAAACAAGTGGGAGAGCTGTAGCTCCAGAATATCCACTTGTTAATTCCATCTCAATCTTGTCTCCATCCTTCAACTTGAAGTCAAAGCACTGAATCAATGAAGCAATTGTAGCATTTGTCACAATTAATCCATGTGATGCACCTATACATGCTCTTCTTCCACTTCCAAATGGAATGAAATTATGATCATTACCCTGAAAATCCATTTCCTGAAGATCAACCAAGAACCTCCCCGGTTTGAATTTATCAGGTTCTTCAAATGTCTGAGGATCCTGCATTATTGCATATGCATTGATGATAACCTTTGTGCCTTTTCTAATGTCGTATCCATTGATTTTAGTGTCAATCATGCATTCTCTACGAATAAGAGGTCCTGGAGGATGTTTCCTTAGTGTTTCTTTCACCACTGCTTCTAAGTATGGAAGATTTTCAATGTCTGATTCTCGTACGACTCGCTTCGATCCTACTactttctttatttcttcccttacttTGTTTAGGATATTTGGATTGCTAAGTAGTTCTGCGATTGCCCATTGTATAGTTGCTGCAGTAGTATCTACGCCTGCCATGAATATTTCCTGCCATTCAAATCAAACTTAATTATAACTTAACTGGGTAGTCATGATCCCACCAATTATGTGTACAAATGATTGGtgttacaaattaataaaagaaaacatattTGTCTACTTCTTAGTGTCCTCTTTGTATCTTTATATCCTGATTTGTATATTAGATAGAAATTTAATAAGATGGTCTAATAAAAAGACAAAATCtctatttttaaaatgttagaTTTTTCATCTATTCTATCATGTATGATTTTGGTAACATTTCTCCTCTTTGATACTTGTTGAGTTTTATCAAATTTGATTGGTCTGGAAGTAAATATTACCAAATAATAGATAAAACCGAAAAACAAACATAGTAGATAAATAgtggaaaaaaaatttaacattttgGATAGGTTAATAGATAAATAGTGGTTtaagcaacaaaaaaaaaaatgaataaaattaaaaatattaattgatatTAACAAGTATTTAAAGGGTAAGGTGAATAAAGAAGTCACCATAAGAAAAGTTTTGATCTTATTTTTGGTGAGGTTGAGTTGAGCATTTGTGTGGGAGTGTGAGTAGGTGTGCAACAACATGTCAGCCACATCCTTCCCTTGTTCTCCAGAATCTTGAAATTGAGTGAACAACTCCTCAATAAGTTCATCATATTCCTGCAACGCTAAAACCAGTCTTTTCCCATTTCCAGATATATCAAGTCTATTTAAAGGCCCAAATATTTGACTAAAACTCATTTTTGCTGAACATTCCATGATTTTCCTAATTAGTTTCCTCACCTCCATTGCTAAATTAGGGT includes these proteins:
- the LOC136209390 gene encoding 3,9-dihydroxypterocarpan 6A-monooxygenase-like, yielding MDIMMDLVYYCAIFLIWIISALLIRPLMKKLVIRKHRPPPGPTSLPIIGHLHLLSSSFPQSLKALAQRYGPLMKIRLAGNDVVVVSDAKTAKYILKTHDVDFASKYILGFGLAKFNIYDGDSFINSEYGAYWRSMKKLCKTELFGVSQLERFSHIREEETCKLLKYLVMKSEDGETCDLSQEIASLANNIICKMILGKRCEENPNLAMEVRKLIRKIMECSAKMSFSQIFGPLNRLDISGNGKRLVLALQEYDELIEELFTQFQDSGEQGKDVADMLLHTYSHSHTNAQLNLTKNKIKTFLMEIFMAGVDTTAATIQWAIAELLSNPNILNKVREEIKKVVGSKRVVRESDIENLPYLEAVVKETLRKHPPGPLIRRECMIDTKINGYDIRKGTKVIINAYAIMQDPQTFEEPDKFKPGRFLVDLQEMDFQGNDHNFIPFGSGRRACIGASHGLIVTNATIASLIQCFDFKLKDGDKIEMELTSGYSGATALPLVCYPINRFHF